In one window of Episyrphus balteatus chromosome 3, idEpiBalt1.1, whole genome shotgun sequence DNA:
- the LOC129914128 gene encoding activin receptor type-2A, with translation MGKIDCLVVMLLLVFVAQTVCGSIINSPKVECEQYNERNCTRSPTQCTPVVETCKIDSDKSPSCYVLWSTDPATAEVKITMKGCFTDSHECNQTECISTAEPRNNMNFCCCKGSLCNRDHKWIPTSTEATTQVPKEKTSDENFLYVLLAIVILSVLIGIFLTGLFVYKKRKQGMFNEIPSIEAEVTSSSPCLAVRPIELLELKARGRFGDVWQGKLRNEDVAVKIFSMQEKDSWNTEIEIYKLPRMKHPNVLEFLGGEKHLEKIKPELWLITVYHTNGSLCDYLKAHTLTWAELCKIAESMARGLMHLHEEILPTKTEGLKPAIAHRDFKSKNVLLKSDLTACVADFGLAMIFQPGKSCGDTHGQVGTRRYMAPEVLEGAINFNRDAFLRIDVYACGLVLWEMVSRCDVNGPAAEYALPFEAELGQRPSLEEVQDKVVGKKLRPRILDSWRLHPGLSVICDTMEECWDHDAEARLSSSCVMERFTQFNKYPQMPLLIETNSDTTIKDTTNCL, from the exons atgggaaaaatcgATTGCCTGGTTGTaatgctgttgttggtgtttgtGG CTCAAACTGTATGCGGATCAATAATAAACAGCCCCAAAGTTGAATGCGAGCAATACAATGAAAGGAATTGCACCAGATCACCAACACAATGTACACCAGTTGTGGAAACATGTAAAATCGACTCGGATAAATCACCAAGTTGTTATGTCCTTTGGTCGACAGATCCTGCCACAG CTGAAGTAAAAATTACAATGAAAGGCTGCTTCACTGACAGCCATGAGTGCAATCAAACAGAGTGCATCTCAACGGCTGAGCCCCGTAACAATATGAACTTTTGCTGTTGTAAAGGTTCACTTTGTAATAGAGATCACAAATGGATCCCTACGTCAACAGAGGCAACAACTCAAG TTCCAAAAGAGAAAACATCAGACGAAAATTTCTTATACGTTTTACTAGCCATTGTGATTCTATCGGTTCTTATTGGTATCTTCCTTACCGGATTATTTGTctacaaaaaacgaaaacagGGAATGTTTAATGAAATACCAAGT ATCGAAGCTGAAGTAACAAGTTCATCGCCGTGTCTAGCAGTCCGACCAATAGAATTGCTCGAACTCAAAGCAAGAGGGCGATTTGGTGATGTTTGGCAAGGAAAACTTCGCAACGAAGATGTAGCTGTTAAAATATTCTCAATGCAAGAAAAAGATTCATGGAATACagaaatagaaatttataaa cttcCACGCATGAAACATCCGAACGTCTTAGAATTCCTTGGTGGTGAGAAAcacttggaaaaaattaaacctGAATTATGGCTAATAACAGTATATCATACAAATGGATCACTTTGTGATTACTTGAAAGCTCATACTCTTACCTGGGCTGAACTATGTAAAATAGCCGAATCTATGGCAAGAGGATTAATGCATTTGCACGAGGAAATCTTGCCAACAAAAACAGAAGGTCTTAAGCCAGCCATTGCCCACCGAGACTTCAAGTCGAAAAATGTTTTGCTAAAAAGCGATTTGACTGCATGCGTTGCAGATTTTGGTTTAGCTATGATTTTCCAACCAG gAAAATCTTGTGGAGATACACACGGCCAAGTTGGCACTAGACGTTATATGGCACCTGAAGTACTCGAAGGTGCTATAAATTTCAATCGAGATGCGTTTTTACGTATCGATGTTTATGCATGCGGCTTGGTTCTGTGGGAAATGGTATCAAGGTGCGATGTTAATGGACCTGCTGCAGAATATGCTCTGCCATTTGAAGCTgag ctTGGCCAGCGGCCGTCACTTGAAGAAGTTCAAGACAAAGTTGTTGGGAAGAAACTACGTCCCCGCATTTTGGATTCTTGGAGATTACACCCA gGTCTAAGTGTCATCTGTGACACAATGGAAGAATGCTGGGATCATGATGCAGAAGCGCGACTTTCTTCATCGTGTGTTATGGAACGTTTTACCCAGTTTAATAAATACCCGCAAATGCCACTTTTAATAGAGACTAACAGTGACACCACAATAAAAGATACGACGAATTGTTTATAG
- the LOC129915846 gene encoding TBC1 domain family member 31-like — protein MTTYFFARRLMSIIEPTDCFRVALSKDKEFLSTIRHTGEGNIYNVSALIDCLKSAQNCVQMLRQTAVFQPKALSVNCFDNEYGHYPSKYRLLIWAALLDVPCNKSKFSEIVKMGTHSTAVALNASLKLKDSTARRYLIKIFSCLGHWSKIFGISDFVPEFIFPFVKIFSNSLTVCFEIIATILTNQCQLWFEFHPLEPQNYLGMCENILNHFDPQLVKFYSKTQVTAKEYAWSVISNGFSEILDEEAMEIELTLAEEHIKDQDLELISHKYEIDDILSEADYQPMRNSLEIR, from the coding sequence ATGACAACATACTTTTTTGCCAGACGATTGATGTCGATAATAGAGCCCACAGACTGTTTTAGGGTTGCTCTATCCAAAGATAAAGAGTTCCTAAGCACGATAAGGCACACAGGAGAGGGCAACATTTATAATGTTAGCGCATTGATTGACTGTCTTAAATCAGCCCAGAACTGTGTTCAAATGCTACGCCAAACTGCCGTGTTCCAACCAAAAGCTCTGTCGGTGAATTGTTTTGACAATGAATACGGACACTATCCAAGTAAATATCGGTTGCTCATTTGGGCTGCTCTCCTCGATGTACCCTGCAACAAGTCAAAATTTtcagaaatagtcaaaatggGAACTCACTCAACAGCTGTTGCATTAAATGCCAGCCTAAAGTTGAAAGATTCAACAGCCAGGCGTTATCtcataaaaattttctcatGTCTTGGTCATTGGTCGAAGATCTTTGGCATAAGTGACTTTGTCCCGGAATTCATCTTTCCATTTGTGAAGATTTTCTCCAACAGTCTTACTGTTTGCTTTGAAATTATTGCTACAATTCTAACGAATCAATGCCAGTTGTGGTTTGAGTTTCATCCATTGGAGCCCCAAAACTATTTGGGAATGTGTGAAAATATCCTAAATCACTTTGATCCTCAGTTGGTGAAATTCTATTCCAAAACTCAAGTTACAGCGAAAGAATATGCTTGGTCGGTTATATCAAATGGATTCTCTGAGATTCTAGATGAAGAGGCAATGGAAATCGAGTTAACATTAGCCGAAGAACACATCAAAGATCAGGACTTGGaattaatttcacataaatatgaaattgatgatATTTTAAGTGAAGCCGATTACCAACCAATGAGGAATAGTTTAGAAATACGATAA